A portion of the Candidatus Ozemobacteraceae bacterium genome contains these proteins:
- a CDS encoding ribose-phosphate diphosphokinase, with translation MIDLLKVFAGRSNRQFAEEVTEHLGLRLGKLDISTFSNDNISVQIQENVRERDIFVIQSFTEPVSDHIMELFIILDALRSASAKRITAVIPYFSYARSDKKDAPRISITARLIADLLQTAGADRVLTMDLHSDQVHGFFSIPVDHLSAIPTLADHARQTIDLSNAVAVATDAGGGKRAGKFAERLGIPMAIIDKRRISDEKVKHGLVIGEVSGKDAIIFDDEIAAASTIVSTVDTLRKAGARKLYAGATHPVLCGPAMERLKALDLTAIMVANTVEVPESKRIGNLQVLSVAKLFAKAIDRIHTGESIGALFS, from the coding sequence ATGATCGATTTGCTGAAAGTCTTCGCGGGAAGATCGAACCGGCAGTTCGCGGAGGAAGTGACCGAGCATCTCGGGCTTCGTCTGGGAAAACTCGATATTTCGACGTTTTCCAATGACAACATTTCCGTCCAGATCCAAGAGAACGTGCGGGAACGGGATATCTTCGTCATCCAGTCGTTCACCGAGCCGGTGAGCGACCATATCATGGAACTCTTCATCATTCTCGACGCCCTGCGCAGCGCGTCGGCCAAGCGCATCACGGCGGTCATCCCCTATTTTTCCTACGCGCGGTCCGACAAGAAGGATGCGCCCAGGATCTCGATCACCGCACGGCTCATCGCCGACCTTCTGCAGACCGCCGGCGCCGACCGGGTGCTGACCATGGACCTGCATTCCGACCAGGTGCACGGCTTCTTTTCGATTCCCGTCGATCATCTGAGCGCGATTCCCACGCTGGCAGACCATGCCCGCCAGACCATCGACCTGAGCAACGCCGTGGCGGTCGCGACCGACGCGGGCGGTGGCAAGCGCGCCGGGAAGTTCGCCGAACGCCTCGGCATTCCCATGGCCATCATCGACAAGCGCCGGATCAGCGACGAAAAGGTCAAACACGGCCTGGTGATCGGCGAGGTGAGCGGCAAGGACGCGATCATTTTCGACGACGAGATCGCCGCGGCCAGCACGATCGTTTCCACCGTCGACACCCTGCGAAAAGCAGGAGCCAGGAAACTCTACGCCGGCGCCACCCACCCCGTGCTGTGCGGCCCCGCCATGGAGCGGCTGAAGGCGCTTGACCTCACCGCCATCATGGTGGCCAACACCGTGGAAGTTCCAGAATCCAAGCGGATCGGGAATCTTCAAGTGCTTTCGGTTGCAAAGCTGTTCGCCAAGGCCATCGACCGCATCCACACCGGCGAAAGCATCGGCGCCCTGTTCTCGTGA
- a CDS encoding 4Fe-4S binding protein, with protein sequence MKTIRRLSQLVALLGFIALFLAARFPFRPWAPVDLGLRFSPFGAVLDSLASLKPALHYGPGIVILLLTPLFGRFFCGWLCPLGATLDGWRRLFGPKAGESASSILGFLRWPKYALLVILSVAALAGGPFWGWFDPLALFNRLVTGVAYPLTTYIFSSIASNLNWIPGFIGFKRSVAKWMMPEAQFVPWQFWPLFALGAAILVLEFWRPRFWCRSVCPAGALLGFCASHRLHSRRIDESCVNCGRCSRECPMAAIEENPRQVNPAECIECRLCDNVCPPGTSAIVRKFHAGSPVPAPVDLTRRQLIGSAACGLAMAAGERILPQKPLVTTGLLRPPGAIDEEAFRRHCIRCLQCVRVCASNGACLQPDGLENGLSGLWAPVAKMRTGYCEANCNLCGQVCPTGVIRNLSLDEKYRHPIGRAVFDKNFCIPYRRNEDCLVCEEHCPVPDKAIRFELREATAPDGTKRMIKYPYVVADTCIGCGICEHKCPLPGRAGIFVSNERSR encoded by the coding sequence ATGAAAACCATCCGCAGACTTTCGCAGCTGGTGGCACTTCTGGGATTCATCGCCCTTTTTCTGGCGGCGCGGTTTCCGTTCAGGCCGTGGGCGCCGGTCGATCTGGGGCTCAGGTTCAGCCCGTTCGGGGCCGTTCTCGATTCGCTTGCAAGCCTGAAACCGGCACTGCATTACGGACCTGGGATCGTCATTCTGCTGCTGACGCCGCTTTTCGGACGTTTCTTCTGCGGCTGGCTGTGCCCGCTGGGCGCGACGCTCGACGGATGGCGCCGGCTGTTCGGACCCAAAGCCGGAGAATCGGCTTCTTCGATCCTTGGCTTTTTGCGCTGGCCCAAATACGCGTTGCTGGTCATTCTCTCCGTTGCAGCCCTCGCGGGAGGCCCCTTCTGGGGCTGGTTCGATCCCCTCGCCCTGTTCAACCGCCTCGTGACCGGGGTCGCGTATCCGCTCACAACATATATATTCAGCAGTATTGCGTCCAACCTCAACTGGATTCCCGGCTTCATCGGGTTCAAGCGCTCGGTCGCAAAGTGGATGATGCCCGAAGCCCAGTTCGTTCCGTGGCAGTTCTGGCCTCTGTTCGCTCTCGGAGCGGCGATCCTCGTTCTGGAATTCTGGCGGCCACGGTTCTGGTGTCGCTCTGTCTGCCCCGCCGGGGCGCTGCTCGGCTTCTGCGCTTCCCACCGGCTCCACTCGCGACGCATCGATGAAAGCTGCGTCAACTGCGGAAGATGCAGCCGGGAGTGTCCGATGGCTGCGATCGAGGAGAATCCACGGCAGGTGAATCCCGCCGAGTGCATCGAGTGCCGCCTCTGCGACAACGTCTGCCCGCCGGGAACGTCGGCCATCGTCAGGAAATTCCACGCCGGCTCGCCCGTTCCCGCCCCGGTCGATCTGACGCGGCGACAGTTGATCGGTTCCGCCGCCTGCGGCCTCGCCATGGCGGCCGGGGAACGCATCCTACCCCAGAAACCGCTGGTCACCACCGGCCTGCTCCGGCCGCCGGGCGCCATCGACGAGGAAGCGTTCCGGCGCCACTGCATCCGGTGCCTCCAGTGCGTGCGCGTCTGCGCCTCGAACGGCGCCTGTCTTCAGCCCGACGGTCTCGAGAACGGTCTTTCGGGCCTCTGGGCGCCGGTCGCGAAGATGCGCACCGGATACTGCGAGGCGAACTGCAACCTCTGCGGCCAGGTCTGCCCGACCGGCGTCATCAGAAACCTGTCGCTCGACGAGAAATACAGGCACCCGATCGGAAGAGCGGTGTTCGACAAGAATTTCTGCATCCCGTATCGCCGGAACGAGGACTGCCTGGTCTGCGAGGAGCACTGCCCCGTTCCCGACAAGGCGATCAGGTTCGAACTGCGCGAGGCAACCGCTCCCGACGGGACAAAACGCATGATAAAATACCCCTACGTCGTCGCCGACACATGCATCGGCTGCGGCATCTGCGAACACAAATGCCCCCTCCCGGGCCGCGCCGGCATCTTCGTCTCGAACGAACGGTCGCGATAG
- a CDS encoding DUF6485 family protein produces MSGNCKRKNIPGCTCTYEPCPRKGVCCECIAYHRTHGEVPGCLFTKEGEATYDRSIKNFIADRSRC; encoded by the coding sequence ATGTCAGGCAACTGCAAGAGGAAAAACATCCCCGGGTGCACATGCACCTACGAACCCTGCCCCCGCAAGGGCGTCTGCTGCGAATGCATCGCCTACCACCGCACTCACGGCGAGGTTCCCGGCTGCCTCTTCACGAAAGAAGGTGAAGCCACCTACGACCGCAGCATCAAAAACTTCATCGCCGACCGTTCCCGCTGCTGA